The Hippopotamus amphibius kiboko isolate mHipAmp2 chromosome 3, mHipAmp2.hap2, whole genome shotgun sequence genomic interval CCTTTGTTGTCTTTCTCCCTTGTCTGGCTCCCACCTGCCTCGGGACCATTGAACATGCTGTCCCCTCTCCTCAGAAGGTACCTTCTCCTCCTGACACCCCTTCAGAGCCCCCAGGACATCTTCCTCGCAGCCCTACCCCAGACAGCCTCTGGAGGTGGGACCCCTCTGCTGGCACGTCCTGGGGGTCCCTGTGGAGGACCGAGTgtccagggagagagaggggtgcAGAGAACACCATCTGGGATGAGGAGCAGGGGTGGTCCTGGTGTGTCCAGAAGGTGGGGCTCTCCTCCCTGAGGATCGCCCACCCAGGCaccctggggaatctgaccaggtATCAGGCTCCAGGCCCTGGATccgggagggctgggaggaggcccTGGCCCTGTGCTGGGAGCAGCCAGGCCCCGGCCAGGTCCCCACAAGGTGACCGCCTGGCTCCCCTGTCCACTCAGGTGTGGGCCGGGCACTAAGCCCTGGACTCCAGCCACTCTGAGGTCTGCCCTCGCACCGCCAGCCACCGTCGAGGACGCCATGAGCCAATCAGGGTCTGTGAGCTGTTGCCCGGGTGCTGCCAAgtgagcccccacccccacccactcactcccaccacccccacccagccagcAGTCCCCAGGGAGGGGTGTGGCATGGGCTCCGCCCtcaccagcccctcccctgcagtggcagcctGGGCCGGTCTGACGGTGTGGCCAAGATGAGTGCCAAGGACCTGTTTGGTGAGTGAGGTGTGAGAACTAGAGGCCCGTGGGGGACAGCTCAGTTGGGAGGGTCTCGCCTATGCCCTTCCCCAGGGCTGTGCCAGGACCCCACCCGAGGAGATGCAGGTCAGCCCTGGGCGCCCAGAGGAGGCCCCTGGACCCTAATCAACCAACGGGTGCTCAGGTCCCTCCCCAGACTCTGGCCACTGAAGGGCTCCCCGCAGCGGGCGTAAGGGGAGAGGCCTCACTAATAATTGAGGAGCATCAATATCAGATTCTCTGCTCTTCTCCGCCACCCGATCCTCGGGGCGGGGGGCTTCTGCCGACCTGAGTGCCAGGTGTCTGCTCTGGGTGGGCGGGGCCTGGctggcccccacctcccccagctctgACCCTCCCCCAGCCACAGAGCACCTTGACCGAAAAGCAAGGAGCCCCAGGGAGGGGCACGGAGAGGCAGGAAGATGGTAGCTGGCAGCTCTTGGAGTTGGGGGACGCCCTGGACCAGACCCCTCCCCAGGAAGGTGGGCAGGGGGCCTCcgtgggaggaggctgggcctcCAGCACCCACTCCAGGACAGACCTCAGGCACAGTTGTGCCACTGCCAGCccctggggacagagggaggtCCGTGTTCTGCCTGGAGGGGCCTTCCCTCTGTTCCCTGCCTTCGTGTCCTTCCTGGTGGCAACAAGGGGCCCACAGAGCAGCTCTCCTCTCCTGTGCTCTGCCCTCCCTGCGGCCCCACCTGGGGGTCCCGCCCTCAGGGGTGAGTGATGGTATCTCCTTGTTCAGAGCAGAGGAAGAAGTACTCCAACTCCAACGTCATCATGCATGAGACTTCCCAGTACCACGTGCAGGTGagccccccaccctgcagggcaTGCCCATCCTCTGTGCTCCGGGGTCCCTGGgctgtggggaaactgaggcctggggagaTGTGGTCCCGCAGCAGGCAGCCTGTTCTGGGCTCCCGCCTGGTGCTGAGCCTCCCTCCAGTCCTGGAGAGCACATGGTCTGAGGGGCACAGGAGCCCTGGAGCTACTTTGGGGAGACGGATGCCAGGGGCAACAACAGGCAGGTGAAGACCAGCTCTGGGTGCCCCCAGCAGCCTTCAGACGGGAAGACCCAGTGGGAGGGAAACTGTCATCCTGCCCCACAACAGGGAACTAGAttaggagggaggagatggagcaGATGCCCTTTTCTGAGCTCCTGTAGGGACAGCCTCCATGGCTAATCCCACGATGCCTGGACAGCTGAGATGGGCAGCTGTGCTCTAGATGAGCCACCAGCGCAGGAGGCCTTTGCTCCTGGGTCACTTTTAATTCACACTTAGAACTCAGgagatgtgtttttttaaatgaccttcCTGCTCCTGGCAGCCAGCCAAGTTCCTGGTTCCTGGTCATCGTCCAAACTGGCAGGACAACAGGGCTGGGAACAGCTGATGTGAGAAGAAGATGGGGTTCTCAGGATCAGGAAGGTGGGGCCCTGGACCAGGAAGGTGGGGGGGTCTGGACCAGGAAGGTGAGGGGCCCGGACCAGGAAGGTGAGGGGCCCTGCATCAGGAAGTGGGGAGCCCTGGGCCAAGAAGGTAAGAACTTCCCTCCCCATAGAACCCTCCATGCCCACAGAGGCCAGGTGAGTCACtgcttcctgagcctcagtttactcacctgAGACATGGGCGTTCCTAGGGCTCTTGCGTTGGGCTGTGCTGGTGATTAGCCCTCCCTGCCAGcctgggcaggtgggggctggttTGTGCGGCCAGCTCATGACTGTTGGCTTGGTGACCAAGGGCAGCTCTGCCCCCACTCTGCAGGAGGGACTTTGCCCTCCTTGGTCAGGAGCCACCTGTGCCACCGGGGCCTCCCAGCCCTTCTGCTAGACTTCGGTCCAAGCTAGCCTGTGGAAGGACCCTGGCCCGGGGGCACCTCTCCTGCCTGCCCAGCAGCAGACAAGGCTAGGGAAGTGGATGGGTTTGCTGACCCctcccaggtgaggaaactgaggccaaaagaGAGGGTGAGAGGTGGGGCACGATCAGACCCACCTTCGCAGCGGGCCAGGGCGAAGGGCGGTGGGGGGGGACCGAAGccttgtggggtttttgttttcttttttctaaattaaccTACAGTGAAGTTGATACTGAGGAGGGGGGTGTGAGGTTCACCACCACTCCCATCAAGACACAGAACTGCTCCTTCAACCCCAAAACTCGCATGTGCGGACCCCATGTGGTTGCAACGCCCCTTCCCAACTTCTGGCGACACTGCTCTGTCCTCCATTCCTAcggttttcctttttgaaaatccCCTAAAAATGATTTCTTATCGTTTGTAACCATCTTTGCACTTCTGCTTTGCGAACTTACTTCAAAAACACGCTGTGTGTAGAGAATAGTTCTCCAGGGCACTAGGGGACACTGTAGGGGACATTTCCTCCAGCCACACTTGGCCCCTGACCCTCCGTGTGGCACTACCTGTGTCCACACACTAATGTACATGCTTCTCGTTGAACAGTAGGGGGTCCTCCACATTCAGGTAAAGGTACGTGGATGAGAAACATCTTCTCCCAGCCTGGCTTGTTGACGCACATGCATAAGTTGTGTGAGCAAGCAGAAATgcttaattttgatgatgtccagtCACATCCATTTTTTCTTGCATGGTGAGGGCTTTTGGGGGTTTGAGAAATCTTACTTATTTCAGTCATTTCTTGACCCAAAGCTCTGAagatttcttcctttgttttcctctagataCTTTGTAGTTTAGGCTGTTACATGTAGGTCTGTAATCCAATTTCAGTTCATTTTTGGGTGTGAGACTCAAAGCTAACTTTCCCTGTAGGGATGTGCAGCTAtagggaaaagatttttttctccctcattgaATTACTTCAGTTCCTTCATCACAGATCAGCTAGTTGGATCTGGAGGGGTCTGTTCCTGGACTCTCTCTGTTTCATACACTTTCACCTTTTTGTAGCTTACTAGCTATCTTGAAATCAggcaattttgttctttttctttaagatttttcttgacTGTTCTACATTTGCATTAAGATTTACTTGAACTGTTCTTGCATTTCCATTTTAGGATCAGATTGTCCATTTCCACCTCCCCAAGAAGCCTGCtagaattttgatttgcattgagTCAAGCCTATGGATCAGTTTAGGGAGActtgacatcttaacaatgttgagtctttcccatccatgaacatggtaccTCTTCATTTATTAGGTCTTCTCTATTTTATctcagattgtgtgtgtgtttgtgtgtgattgCACTGTAGAGGTCTCACCAATTTTTGTTCAGATATTCCTTAGGTGTTTGgtttttatataattaatttatttatttattggctgtgttgggtcttcattgctacacgtgggctttctctagttgcggcgagtggggctactctttgttgcagtgcgcgggcttctcattgcggttgcttctcttgtagcagagcatgggctctaggcacgtggacttcagtagttgcagcacatggctcaatagttgtgactcaagggctctaaagcgcaggctcagtagttgtggcgcacaggcttagttgctctgcggcatgtgggatcttcctggcacagggatcaaacccgtgtctcctgcaccaccagggaagccccaaatgtATTTACTATTGTTAATGTAATGAATcctgctgattttttaaaatgttgaaccaACTTTGCATTTCTAGGATAAACTTCATTTATtaatggtttattatttttttgtgtgttgacaggattaatttgctaatattttgttaagtatttttttggatttgtatttATTAGAACATtggtctatatatatatatacacatttttttttttggccgcatttggtctgtgttgctgcacatgcaggcttttctctagttgtggaaagcagaGGCTACCCTTTGTTTCAgcgcaggggcttctcattgcggtggtttctcttgttgcagagcacgggctctaggcatgcaggcttcagtagttgtggcatgtaggctcagtagttgtggcacatgggcctagttgctccaaggcatgtgggatcttcccggacggctcgaactcgtgtcccctgcattggcaggtgaattcttaaccactgcaccaccaaagaagtccctatAATGTTCTTTTCCTGCAATGCCCTTggcaggttttggtatcagagttatgttggccttataaaatgagtagAGAAATGTTCCTACTCCTCTAGTCTTCAGAAAGAGTTTATGGAAGATTGTTGTGATTTCTTCCTAAAGTATTTGCTAGGATTCACCTGTGAGGCCCTGAATGTCgggttttctttgtgggaaggtctCTTTTATTATGAATTAACTTTTATGCCTGTACAGTCTGCAGTGATGTCCCCTCATTCCTTCTGGTCATTGACcatttgtgttttctccatttttctcttaatCAGTCTTGCTGagggtttatcaatttcatcAATCTTTTCAGAACCAACCTTGggctttcttgatttttctctgttgtttgtgtgttttactaGTTTCTTGGtttctgctcttattttccttctttccacttATTCTGGGTTTCAGTTAgtcattttctagtttcttaagagGAATGCTCAGACCATCGATATtaagtctttcttcttttctgacatTCATTTAAAGCTATCAAGCTCCTCAAAGTACTGCTTTAGCTATGTTCCACAAGTTTTGATatgcttgtttttattattgttcagctcagaatattttcttttttaaatattttactggagtatagttgatttagaatgttgtgttagtttcaggtgtacagcaaagtgattcagttgtacatatacatatattccttctttttcagattcttttccattataggttattacaaggtattgaatatagttccctgtgctgtacagttggtccttgttggttatctatttcctatatagtagtgtgtatatgttaatcccaaactcctgatttatccctcccccacgtttcccctttggttaccataagtttgttttcgacatctgtgagtctgtttctattttgtaagttcatttgtaccatttcttaaaaattagattccacatatgagtgatatcatatgatacttgcctttctctgtctgactgacttcatttcatatgatcatctctaggtccatccatgttgctgcaactcagaatattttctaagtttcttTGTGACTTTGAGTCATGGGTtgttcagatttttcttctttttaagcaTTTAACCATGTAAGCATTTATAGGTATAAatttcccccagggctgcttttgctgcattctgtAAGTTTTGAtatttgtgtttgtatttcatttctctaggtattttcttatttcccttgtgatttcctctttcactcaTTTGTTATGTAAAAGTGTGTTATCTAATTTCTACAAATATGGACCCATgatttatttagaagtgtgttgcttaatttccaaTTAATAGTTATCATTCTGTTATTTATTCCTAATTTAATCCCATTCTGGCCAAAGAACACACTCTGTATGTTTTCAGTCATTTGGATGCATGGGCAGCACAGTAGGGATGGTTTGGCTGTGCtgtgttttgctaaaaatgcGCCTCATGCAGACAGACCTGTTGCCTGATAGTCACTGTGTGTTTCTGCcccgtttctttctttctttctttctttctaatatttatttatttatttatttatttatcttggctgtgctgggtcttagttgcgacacatggaatcttcgttgcagcatgtgggctcatggttgcagcacgcatgtgggatgtagttgcctgaccagggatcaaacctgggccccctgcattgggagcgcagagtcttacccactggacccccagggatgCCCCTGCCCACTCTCTTTCTCACTTGCCTGCGCACACGTAGGTCGGCCCCCAAGAGCTGTGCGGGGAGCAGCCTTGTACAGGTGCCACGTCCTGCACGTGTGCACGTTGCCTGGGTGGAATCGTAAGAGGGAAGCCTGTGGCCTGGTCAGGTGTCAGTGACTCCTCCCCAGAGCAGCGGGGCGAGTGTGTAGTGAGGGCTCCCCCTTCTCCACGTCATAACCAGCCAGCGTAACCCACAGGGCTTGTTACTATGGGCAACAGAAGAGGTGAAAACTCACTCCTAAAGTCAGAGTCTCACCACTTCAGTTTGCAATTCTTTTATTGAATGAGTCTGCatacaatttttccttttttttctttgtttgtttgtttgtttgtttgtttgccacacggtgtggcttgtgggatattagttccccgaccagggactgaacctaggccctcggcaatgaaagcatggaatcctaaccactgggcccccagggaattctcctgcatataattatctttctctttttcttttcttttttttttttgctgcgttgggtctttgtttctgcctgcaggtgttttctctctagttatggtgagcaggcgctactcctcattgtggtgtgtgggcttctgactgtggtggcgtctcttgttgcagagcacgagctctaggcacaagggcttcagtagttgtggcacatgggctcagtagttgtggctggcaggctctagagtgcaggctcaatagttacggCACACAGActttagttgcttcacagcatgtagaatcttcccagatcagggatcaaatccgtgacccctgcattggcaggcggattctcaaccactgcaccaccagggaagtcccaatcgtTGGTATCCTTAATTGTTAAACAAAATAGAGCTTTTAACAAAGTAAGAAGTACCATTGTAACGCATGTTGGCTTTTTTCTATATTAAGAAAAGCAGCTTACATCATATTTATTATGTCTATTATTATATCTGtgttttcccactttttaaaaaaatatttgttatgtggtatttttttcccaggcagaatttctttttttattaagtcaactgtcttttttttttttgtggccgcaccacgcggcatgtgggatcctaccCCAGCCAGGGACAGACCCAGGCCCCTGCGGCGGAAGCACAGAGCCACATCTACTGGGCGCTGGGCCCACACCATCTTGTCTTCTGAACATCTGGGTTGTCTTCCTTGCTTAGCAAAGTCCCCCAGTGAAGCAGGCCTTCCCAAGATTGTCAGAAATCACCCAGAATTTCCTTCTAGCCCTCTCATGCGCCCGTGTTCTGTGGTTAAGCCTTGACTGTGTGGAGTTTACATGAGTGTCCACCCAGCTGGCCCAGTGTTGTTTACGGAATTCAGCAAAGGTCAGCGCGGACACACGGGGgatgctggagggaggaggggcctgagccaggcagggagagagaggagcgGGGCGGGCCAGGGTCCCCTTGGGCTTCTCACTCATCCCCGGCACGTTCACTGGGGGCCTGCTGGGGGCCCAGCACTATCCCAGGACAGGGGAGGCAGTAGCCAGAAAGCAAACAAGGAAGCCTGTCTTGTCCAGCGTAAAGATGGATGACAGTAAATAAGAGGGCAGGTCAGGGACGTGCAGGCGGGGAGGCCGCGTCCGAGCAGAGTCCAGAAGGGAGAGCGAGCTGGCGGGGACCGGGCTCGGGCAGAGACGGCACAGGCCAGGGCCCAGATGCGAGCCCGCACCAGGGCTGCTGGGGGTCAGGGGGCCTGGTCCCGGAGCCCAGCGACAGACATGGGTGGGCTGGAGGCTGTGTGTGTAGGGCTGCCAAGGGGTTTGCCTGGGCACATCCATGGCCCCCACAGACACTCACCGAGGAGAGCAGAGGACACGCAAGATGGTCTTTGTCTCTTCAggcccccagggcagggaggctCCCTTGGCCCCCAGGGTCGGCAGTGGCCCCTCAGACCCCCAGGGTGCAGCCCCTTGGGCCTGGCTCTTGGCACGAGGAGGGCTCCGCCCAGAGTGACCCCCTGCCTACCCACCCAGCACTTGGCCACATTCATCATGGACAAGAGCGAGGCCATCGTGTCGGTGGAGGATGCCATCCGGAAGCTGGTGCAGCTGAGCTCCAAGGAGAAGATCTGGACACAGGAGATGCTCCTGCAGGTCAATGACCAGTCGCTGCGGCTGCTGGACGTGGAGTCCCAGGTACGCCCCGCAGGAGGGAGGGTGTTTGTCTGTCCTGCAAAGCAGGCAGAGGCAGCGGCCCAGACACGCTGTGGTGGGAGCGAGAGcaagaggagggcagggggcaggaagGACCAGGCCGGCCAGAGTCCAGGGGAGCCACATCACACGGGGCCACATCCACCTCGCCAGAGCCTCTCCGCCAGCTATACTGAGGTGGGGCCGGCTGTGTGGACATTGCCCAGTGGGGTCCGGGTCGGTGCCCATATCCAAGCCACATCCCCTTTCTGTGCGGTATCTATAGCGTGAATGCCACAGGCCAGGCCCATAGTCAGCCCATGTCCACGGTCCCGTGTCCATGGTGTCTGCTCCTCGGGTCGGCCCCGTGCCCGTGGCTGATCCCACATCCGTGTCCGGGACTCTCGCGTACGCCACGGCGAGCCTGGCCCCAGCCGCCCCTCCCACAGGAGGAGCTGGAGAACTTCCCGCTGCCCACTGTGCGGCACAGCCAGACAGTGCTGAACCAGCTGCGCTACCCGTCGGTGCTGCTGCTCGTGTGCCAGGACTCGGACCAGAGCAAGCCCGACGTCCACTTCTTCCACTGCGACGAGGTGGAGGTGAGAGGGCGCggcgggctggggcgggggcgcAGACCCCTACGCAGAGCCGGCCTGACGCCCCGTCCCCCCAGGCGGAGCTGGTGCACGAGGACATCGAGAGCGCGCTGGCCGACTGCCGCCTGGGGCAGAAGATGCGGCCGCAGACCCTCAAGTACGCGGGTcagaggggcggggggaggggccggggctgCGGCCAGGCTCAGCGGCCCTTCGTCCCACTTTAGGGGCCACCGGGAGAAGATCCGGCAGCGGCAGTCGGTCGTGCCCCCGCCCCAGGGCCCGGCCCCCATCCCCTTCCAGCACCACGGCGGGGACTCCCCTTCCTCCAAGAACCGAGTGGGCCTGCCGATGCCGCCCGGCGACCCAGGTGGGccgagggggcggggctgggctgcGGGCGGcagcagggcgggggtgggggcctcGGTCCGCAGCAGCTCTGCTCCCGTCCAGGCTTCCGCCGTCGGGAGTCGCAGGAGGAGGAGCCGCGGGCCCTGCTGGCTCAGAAGATCGAGAAGGAGACGGTGGGTCTCAGCACCGGCCCCCGCGGCCAGCCCCCAGCCAGGCCAGGGGCCAAGAGGCAGCAGGTGGGGGTGTCCCTGCAGTGGGTGGGGGCCCCGGAGGCTGACCCCTGCCCCGCCTCTGACCCCAGCAAATCCTCAACTGCGCCCTGGACGACATTGAGTGGTTCGTGGCTCGGCTGCAGAAGGCTGCTGAGGCTTTCAAGCAGCTGAACCAGCgcaagaagggaaagaagaaggggaagaaggggcCGGCAGGTgcggggaagggggtgggggcacagggcAGGGGAAGGGCATCAGGGTGGACACAGGAGTGAGGGGCAGAGTGGCCACGGAGCGGGAAAGGTGGGTCCCAGCGGGTGGGCAGCATCAGACTGAGGCCAGACCCACGGGGGGCAGTGACGGGCGGCCAggctcacccccccacccccgtccagAGGGCGTCCTCACGCTGCGGGCGCGGCCCCCCTCCGAGGCCGAGTTTGTTGACTGCTTCCAGAAGACCAAGCTGGCCATCAACCTGCTGGTGAGTGCAGCATCCCACCCCGTTCCTCTGAGCtgaccctgggggtggggggacccctTGTCCCCCGTGCCACCCCACCTGTCGGCCTGCTCCCCGCCCACAGGCCAAGCTGCAGAAGCACATCCAGAACCCTAGCGCGGCTGAGCTGGTGCACTTCCTCTTTGGGCCTCTGGACCTGgtgcctggggttggggggaggcaggggccagggtgggggagcGGGCACCTGGGGGGCTTGCCCCTGACTTGGGTGGGGGGAAGCAAGTGCCCTCcctgggcagtgggcagggccggCATCTGCACTCCGAGCAGTGAGCGTAGTGGGCCGGCCCGTGGGTGTCGCGGGCGGGCATGGGGGGAGGGCGTGTGGGTCTGACCCCACGCTGTGCCCCAGATCGTCAACACCTGTGGTGGCCCGGACATTGCTCGCTCCGTCTCCAGCCCCCTGCTCTCCCGCGACGCCGTGGGCTTCCTGCGTGGCCACCTGGTCCCCAAGGAGATGGCACTGTGGGAGTCCCTGGGAGAGACCTGGACACGCCCCCGGTAGGGCAGCGTGGGGCGCACACCAGGACGGGGTCCCACAGCGGGCGCGCTGGGCGTCCTGGGTGGGGCCGGCTCTGGTAGGTGGGCACGGCTCACCCCAGgacctcccaccccagctccgAGTGGCCACGGGAGCCGCAGGTGCCCCACTACGTGCCCAAGTTCCATAGTGGCTGGGAGCCACCCCTGGACGTGCTGCAGGAGGCCCCTTGGGAGGTGGAGGGGCTGGCGACCGCCCCTGCTGATGAGGTCAGAGCACCCGCAACCCCGCCCGCACTCCATCTCCACCCACTACCCTCACCGCAGACTtcctggcccagcccctgccGCCCACCAAGCCCCGGCTCCGCTTCCCCACAGCCAGCTCCAGTGAGCCGGACATCCTTTAGAAACTCCCAAAAGCACGGCCTTGCATCCGAGACCACGCCCCCGGGAGACGTCCTCCCCCAGGTCAGCTCCCCACATGCTCACAGGTAAGCTCCAGCTCAGTGAGGGCGTGCGATGCCCACCCTTCAGATCACAGGAGTTCGGCTATGGGTACACTGCCACCAGGTGGCGGCAAATGCCTTGCTCATGACCGTCAAAATAACGCTTTGCACTCTAGAGCTTGGTTTCCTTTCAACTTTGTTGTGTACAATTGGGAAACGTTGAAGGCATGCATAATTCCGCTACCTAATACAtcatctctttttctgtctccacATTTATGCTTTAGAATCATGGTTAGAAATTTACTAAACCACTGAACTTAAGTGGACTCACCGCTCCTGGTCACTCGTTGGGGCTGATTTTAGGCCCAGCCTCAGAGCAGGAGGGGGGAGACTGCAGGTCTGGGCAGGATGGgcctctctgcctctgctgcACACACTTCCACAGACTATGTCTCGAagccccagggcctgggggagtccccatccttctccccctcccctcctcctttctaTTCTCAGTCCTCTCCCAGGACCTGCCTGGGGAGCTCGTTACCCTCCAGACCCCAGGATTCAGtctcaggaggggagggggctggagtccATGTTTTAAACAAGTGTGCCCCCCTCCTTGCCCCACCAGCCTGATGCCTCTGGTGCCTGGCTGAGGGCCacctttaagaaatattttcatcctTTAACCTCTAGCCCCTGGCCGGTCCACCCTGGCCAGTCCTGACACTGCCCCCTGCCAGGGCCCCAGgggccaccccagccccagccccccccccccacttccccaggGTTCTGAGCCCTGCACCTGTATGAGGAGTGATCGGGGGCCAGACTGACCAGGAGGTATGCCCAGCACAGGTGAGAAGCGGCAGGCCTGCACACTGCACTGCCGGAGGGGCTCTGGCTCTGAAAGTGTCTGCCCTCCCCCGATGGTCAGCCACTTTCCAGGGGTGGCCTGTTGTTTCTCTGGTACACAACTGGCTCTGGGTCCCCAGGGGGGCTGGGCCTGGAGATGCCTAGGtggcctgggctggggcaggCCTTGCTGTGCCCACAGGCCCCTGCATCCCACCCGCCTCCGCTGACCCCCCCACACAGGGGACCCCAGACGCAACGGGGCTGTCACAGTTTCCATCCCAGCTGACAGCCGCAGCTTCAGCACCGCAGAACAGGAGGCAGCCACGcacgtgggaagctgctgcccccagccctgccccaggcccagaagagaccccagcccagccctgagcCTCAGCCCCTCCTGTTCCACACAGGGGTTACGAACCCACACCAGCCATGGCCAAGTACGTCAAGGTCCTCTACGACTTCACGGCCCGCAACGCGAACGAGCTGTCAGTGCTCAAGGACGAGGTCCTGgaggtgagtgggggtggggggcagcccaGAGGAGGGTCTGCCTGACCCTGGGTCTCCACTCTGGGTCCACAGCCTGGCACCCCCCGGCACAGACTCACTGAGGGGCCTCCCTGTCTCGGGGTTCTCAGAGAGGGCTCAAGGgcctctgggctgggctgggctccggCTAAAGGGTGGGGTGGGCCCTACCTTAACCAAGTGGGGGACCCCC includes:
- the EPS8L2 gene encoding epidermal growth factor receptor kinase substrate 8-like protein 2 isoform X3; translation: MVAGSSWSWGTPWTRPLPRKRKKYSNSNVIMHETSQYHVQHLATFIMDKSEAIVSVEDAIRKLVQLSSKEKIWTQEMLLQVNDQSLRLLDVESQEELENFPLPTVRHSQTVLNQLRYPSVLLLVCQDSDQSKPDVHFFHCDEVEAELVHEDIESALADCRLGQKMRPQTLKGHREKIRQRQSVVPPPQGPAPIPFQHHGGDSPSSKNRVGLPMPPGDPGFRRRESQEEEPRALLAQKIEKETQILNCALDDIEWFVARLQKAAEAFKQLNQRKKGKKKGKKGPAEGVLTLRARPPSEAEFVDCFQKTKLAINLLAKLQKHIQNPSAAELVHFLFGPLDLIVNTCGGPDIARSVSSPLLSRDAVGFLRGHLVPKEMALWESLGETWTRPRSEWPREPQVPHYVPKFHSGWEPPLDVLQEAPWEVEGLATAPADEPAPVSRTSFRNSQKHGLASETTPPGDVLPQVSSPHAHRGYEPTPAMAKYVKVLYDFTARNANELSVLKDEVLEVLEDDHQWWKLRNRSGQAGYVPGNILAETRLEDTTLEQGVKYWGPASPTHKLPPSFAGNKDELIQHMDEVNDELIKKISHIKAQPSRHFRVERSQPVHLPLTYESGPHEVRAWLEAKGFSARIVENLGILTGPQLFSLNKDELRKVCGEEGTRVYSQLTVQKAVLEKQPGGSELEELMTKFHCKSPRRAEEDS
- the EPS8L2 gene encoding epidermal growth factor receptor kinase substrate 8-like protein 2 isoform X5, which translates into the protein MHETSQYHVQHLATFIMDKSEAIVSVEDAIRKLVQLSSKEKIWTQEMLLQVNDQSLRLLDVESQEELENFPLPTVRHSQTVLNQLRYPSVLLLVCQDSDQSKPDVHFFHCDEVEAELVHEDIESALADCRLGQKMRPQTLKGHREKIRQRQSVVPPPQGPAPIPFQHHGGDSPSSKNRVGLPMPPGDPGFRRRESQEEEPRALLAQKIEKETQILNCALDDIEWFVARLQKAAEAFKQLNQRKKGKKKGKKGPAEGVLTLRARPPSEAEFVDCFQKTKLAINLLAKLQKHIQNPSAAELVHFLFGPLDLIVNTCGGPDIARSVSSPLLSRDAVGFLRGHLVPKEMALWESLGETWTRPRSEWPREPQVPHYVPKFHSGWEPPLDVLQEAPWEVEGLATAPADEPAPVSRTSFRNSQKHGLASETTPPGDVLPQVSSPHAHRGYEPTPAMAKYVKVLYDFTARNANELSVLKDEVLEVLEDDHQWWKLRNRSGQAGYVPGNILAETRLEDTTLEQGVKYWGPASPTHKLPPSFAGNKDELIQHMDEVNDELIKKISHIKAQPSRHFRVERSQPVHLPLTYESGPHEVRAWLEAKGFSARIVENLGILTGPQLFSLNKDELRKVCGEEGTRVYSQLTVQKAVLEKQPGGSELEELMTKFHCKSPRRAEEDS
- the EPS8L2 gene encoding epidermal growth factor receptor kinase substrate 8-like protein 2 isoform X6, which encodes MDKSEAIVSVEDAIRKLVQLSSKEKIWTQEMLLQVNDQSLRLLDVESQEELENFPLPTVRHSQTVLNQLRYPSVLLLVCQDSDQSKPDVHFFHCDEVEAELVHEDIESALADCRLGQKMRPQTLKGHREKIRQRQSVVPPPQGPAPIPFQHHGGDSPSSKNRVGLPMPPGDPGFRRRESQEEEPRALLAQKIEKETQILNCALDDIEWFVARLQKAAEAFKQLNQRKKGKKKGKKGPAEGVLTLRARPPSEAEFVDCFQKTKLAINLLAKLQKHIQNPSAAELVHFLFGPLDLIVNTCGGPDIARSVSSPLLSRDAVGFLRGHLVPKEMALWESLGETWTRPRSEWPREPQVPHYVPKFHSGWEPPLDVLQEAPWEVEGLATAPADEPAPVSRTSFRNSQKHGLASETTPPGDVLPQVSSPHAHRGYEPTPAMAKYVKVLYDFTARNANELSVLKDEVLEVLEDDHQWWKLRNRSGQAGYVPGNILAETRLEDTTLEQGVKYWGPASPTHKLPPSFAGNKDELIQHMDEVNDELIKKISHIKAQPSRHFRVERSQPVHLPLTYESGPHEVRAWLEAKGFSARIVENLGILTGPQLFSLNKDELRKVCGEEGTRVYSQLTVQKAVLEKQPGGSELEELMTKFHCKSPRRAEEDS